The nucleotide window TGGTTCTCCTGTTGGTGGGATGCGATTTCCCCCGAGATTCCAATGGAGCACTGTCGCGCATCCGCCGCGAAGGTGTTTTGCGTGCAGGCTACTGCGAGCGGCCGCCCTGGGTCGAGAATACGAACGGTAACCCTGAAGGGATCGAGCCCCAGCTGATCGAGAGGTTCGCATCCCGCCTTGGTGCCAGGGTGGAGTGGACCGCGGGAACGGAATCGTCGCTGATCGAAGCGTTGCGTGTCGGACAGATTGAGGTTCTCATTGGCGGATTTCTTAGCGACACCGCCTGGGCATCACGGGCTGCCATCAGCCACGCCTACAAGGAAGCGAAGGTCGTCGTCAGCTTTCCAACTGCAGATTCCGTCCGGGCGCTGACCGATCTTGAGGGCGCAGTCGTTGCGTATCGCCCTGCGCGACCGGATTTTGCAGCGTTGATCACGAGCCGTGAAGCGCGTCCCGAGGCGCGCAACGATTGGCGTGGGCAGATCGCCGTCGCCTATGAGTTCGAGCTCAGCGAAGATGTCCATCGTTCCCGGCCGTTGAAAACCGAGAAGCACGTCATTCTCGTGACGTCGGGAGAAAACGGACTTCTGTACGCCCTGGATCACTTCCTGATGCGGCCAGGACAGCTTGCAGGCGCAAACAAGTCATGAAGCGAGTACGTCTCATCGAATTTCCGGAAGAGGAGGAAGCGGCATTCGCAAAGGCGCGCCGGCTCGAGTGGGTTTCGATTGCGTATCTGTCAAGTGCAGCGGTGCTCTTGTTCCTCGTAATGGGCTCGTCGCAAGCGATGCGAACCAGTTGGCTCGAAGACATGATCAGTATGGTGCCACCCATCGCGTTCCTGATCTCCTCCAGATTTGCTACCCGCGCAGCCACAAAGTCGTACCCGTATGGAATGCATGCAACCGTCTCGATAGGATACCTCACTGCCTCTCTCGCAATCTTTGCGATGGGTGCATTTCTTCTGATAGAGGCCACGCTGAAACTAATTCACCAGGACCGCGCGACAATCGGCGGCTTTGATTTGTTCGGTACGACAATATGGGCAGGCTGGCCGATGCTTTTTGCCCTGGCCTATACGGGGATCCCGTCGTTCTTTCTCGGTCGAGCGAAGAAGAAGTTGGCTCCCGTGATCCACGATAAGGTGCTCTATGCGGACGCGGAAATGAACCGCGCCGATTGGATGGCCGAATCGGCTGCCGCAGTTGGCGTTATCGGGGTAGGTTTTGGTTATTGGTGGGCCGATCCGGTCGCGGCGGGGCTCGTATCGCTCGACATCGTTCGCGATGGCCTCAACAACCTGCGCGCAGCAGTCAATGACCTGATTGATGAGACGCCCCGGCGGACCACCGATCGGAGCCAGCTGGAATCGTTGCCTGACGAGGTCGCCGGCGAACTGGAGAAACTGCCTTGGATAGAACGAGCAGACGTCCGCATGCGCGAAGAAGGACATGTGTTCTTTGGTGAAGCCTTCGTCGTTCCGATGAACACCGAGAATATCGTGGGAGATGTTGCCGACGCCGTGCGCAAGGCGAGGGCGCTCAATTGGCGGGTTCACGACCTAACGATCATGCCGGTCGAGGCATCGGAGCTGCAGGACGAAGGCGATGATCGCAAGGAGCGCTAGCTGCTGTGCGGCTTAAGCCCGACAGCGCCGATCTGCTTCAGCGTGGCGAGGATCGCCGGCAACACGACAATAGAAGCCGCCAGTGACAATGTAATGGCGAGCCCAAACAGAACGCCCATGCTGTACCGGCCCTTGTGGGAGGATATCGTGAGCGTAACAAAGGCGACTGCCGTGGTGGCGTCCAGCAGGACCGCACGTGCGTCAAGATTTCGCGTATGCTGTCACCGCCGCCGATCCCGCTCGGCTCGCCTGCTATCCCGCTATATGAGTCGTCGTAGCACGGCTGTCTCAGGTCCGGGAACTCCGTGGCACCTTGCGGTGCGGAAACTGGAGACTTCGAAGATGAACCCGTAGCTCGAGCAGGTCATGAACTAACGGATCCGAGGCTCCGTGGACGCGGGGCGCCGCGCCGTGGTGCACAAATCAATCCGAATGGAGCGCGTCAAGGTAGCACAGTCCACGTCAAACGGATGCGTCGGACCGTTGTCGAGGAACAAGGTCATGCCGATACCTTTAACTCAAGGCTTCTCATCAGGCTGGTCTTCGGCATTACAGCAACTCGGCTTTGATGCTTCGGTGTAGGCCGGTATGGGATTAAATATCGGTGGGATCTTGAGCAATGGCAGATTCAGCACGGAAAAGCAGGAAGAGCGCCAACGGCCGGCGAACGACGATCTATAACCCTCGGCCGCGTCCTAAACCCCCTTTACGCCGGAAGAAGAAGGTTCGCCGGAAACTGAAGTGAAGCTCCTTCCGATCCATCGCTCGATCTGGTTCGTTGAATGGACGCCACAGGAGATGCGTATTGGCCGTCATGCCCTTGCCGATGTTCTCTAACTTCGCGGATTGCTTAAATTCGCGATTTACACGGTCCGCTATCGTACGGACAAGCTCATGACGGATGCACGGGTTTGAGCATGAGAGAGCTGGCGTACTGGAAAAGTCCGGTCGGCCGCTTGAGTGGCTTTCATTGACGATCGGAAAACGTGCCCAATCGAACAAATAGCAGCGGACGACGTTTTCAAACAGCGGGACTACGCAGGCCGGAGAACGTTATGTTCGATCGCAGTCTCACCCTGTTCAGATTGTTTGGCTTTCGCGTCGGAATAGATGCCAGTTGGTTGCTGCTGGCTGTGCTTATCGTTTGGACATTGTCGGTCGGATATTTTCCTCAGTCGTTTCCTGGCCGCGAGCCCGCCTCCTATTGGGCAATGGGTGTTGCCGGACTGCTCGGGCTAGCCGTCTCGATCGTGCTTCATGAACTTGCGCATGCGGTCGTGGCACGCCGATACGACATGCCAATCCGCGGCATCACTCTTTTCGTCTTTGGGGGCGTGGCCGAGATGGAAGACGAGCCGACAAGCGCGAAAGGCGAGTTCTTGATGGCCGTGGCCGGTCCGATCATGAGCCTCGGATTGGCAGTTTTCTTCTACTTGCTTGTGCTGCTCGTTCCGGGAGGTGTGAGTATTGCCGACGGTGAGATGGCGTTGTCCGCCCACGCAGTGGTCCTGCTCTATCTCGCAGGGATCAATTGCATCCTGGCCATCTTCAATGTTGTGCCGGCGTTTCCACTCGACGGCGGCCGCATGCTGCGGGCGGCGCTCTGGGCGTGGAGTGATGACATTCTCTGGGCGACGCGAATCGCGGCGCGGGCAGGATGGGCGTTCGGCTTTCTCCTCATGGCCGCTGGCTTGTTTGCGTTTGTGACCGGAAGCGTTGTCGGCGGCATCTGGTGGTTCATACTTGGACTATTTGTTCAAATGGCTGCTAGTTCGCACCTTGAGCATCACGTGCGTCGATCGATTCTCGCAGGAATCCCCGTTTCCGCTGTGATGCGCCGCGATCCGATTTCCGTGGCGCCAGCTCTCACGCTTGATCGGCTACTCGATGAGTATTTTCTGCGACATTACTTCAAGGAATTTCCCGTCGTCGATGATAGGCGCCTCGTCGGTTGCGTCTCGCTGGAGGCATTGCGTGACAAAGCAGCTCCCACGCTCGCGCGGCAGCAGGTCTCGGGCGTCATGCAGGTATGCGGCGAGGACAATACTATCTCGCCGGAAACCGACGCGAGCCGGGCGCTTTACAAGATGCAGCGCGGCAGGAGGGACCACCTGCTGGTTGCGCGCGATGGACAGTTGGTCGGTGTGCTCTCGCTGCGCGACTTGCTGAGCTATCTGGGCATCCGTCAGGAGCTCGAGCAGCTGACTTCAAGAGACGGCCGCGCGGGCACCATTGTCGCCAGGCGCGCCCCGTTTGCCAGCCGGAACTCATAGCCGCCGAAGACGCTTGAAGGAGAAGCTTGCTCGTGACCTGTGTCATGCGGCGGTGAGCGCCTTTCCATTGTGAGCGATTTCCACTCAGATGCGCGGGTCGCAAGGGGCGACAACGTCCAAAGTGCCACCCTGCGGTAACTCTCGTGGCCAGTGATTGCAACGGTCACCATCGCTAGTGCGGGCTTCCTGGTGATCGCGATCGCGGCCAGTTTGGCGGGCGCACCAGCGTGACGTGGTTACAGGGAACTCGGCTCTGCTTGGCGGCACTGGAAAAGTGTTGTGGTGGGCCATGGAGAAGGGAGAGTCAAATCAGGGGGGAGCGCCAGGCGGCGAGATCGACGGGCCAGTTCAGCCGAGGCGACCGTGTGCGGGTGACCGAGCGTCGAAGCTTGAGCCTGCTGGTCGAGCCCGACCCTGGTTCGAAACCGAAACCATGAGGAGTGTACAATGCCAGAGTTTGTCACCGACATTATCGAATATCTCGTCATCGGAGCCGTGATCATTGCCCTTCCGTTGTCGGCGATTCGCATCATGCGCGAATACGAACGGGCAGTTGTATTCACATTAGGGCGGTTCTCCGGTGTGAAAGGGCCCGGGCTGATCATAGTGATCCCGATCGTTCAACAACTTGTCCGAGTAGATCTGCGAACACTGGTACTCGACGTGCCGAGCCAGGATGTGATCTCCCGCGATAACGTTTCCGTTAAGGTCAACGCGGTGATTTATTTCCGCGTGGTTGATGCAGACAAGGCAATCATCAACGTGGAAAGCTTCATGGTTGCAACCAGCCAACTTGCCCAGACTACCCTCCGGTCCGTACTTGGAAAGCACGAGCTCGATGAGATGCTGGCGGAGAGGGACAAACTCAACCGCGACATCCAGGAAATTCTCGACAGCCAGACCGATGGATGGGGCATCAAGGTTGCCAACGTCGAGATCAAGCACGTCGACATCGATGAGAGCATGGTTCGCGCGATTGCGCGTCAAGCTGAAGCCGAGCGATACCGTCGTGCCAGAATTATTGGTGCCGAAGCCGAGCACCAAGCCGCAGCGAAGCTCGTCGAAGCAGGCGATATGCTCGCAAGGAGGCCGGAATCTATGCAATTGCGATACTTGTCCACCCTGCAAGATATCGCAGGCGAGAGGAACTCAACCATAATATTCCCGGTGCCCGTGGACTTTCTGCAGAGTTTGGCCACGCCGGCCCGAGTACAACGCAATCCCGCAGATCGCGGACCGAAAGCCGCATAGCCAGCCAATGCGCACCGGTTCTGCAATTCTTGTCGCGAGAAGTGTGGTCTCCGTACACGTCTTGACCGACGCGCCGTGACCGCCAGTGCAACGTATGCAACCGGACCGTCCGTAAGCAGGTCGGTCACAACGAGCGTGAGCGACAAACGCCGAGCGCGAAACGAAGGTGTTGCGCGGTCGTTGTATCTAATCGGAAATGTTGACTGGACCTTTCATCATGCTCGAACTCGCGATTGGCTTGCTGATCATAGCGCTTATTGCCGGAGCGCTCGGATTTACCGGTGTAGCTAGGGGCGCAGCAAATATCGCGAAGTTCATCTTCGTAGCGTTCATTGTCATCGCGGGCCTGATCGTCATCCTGGGTCTCTTTGGTATTATCGCCGTGTTCTGAGGCCCGTCCGTTTGTTCC belongs to Bradyrhizobium icense and includes:
- a CDS encoding slipin family protein, producing the protein MPEFVTDIIEYLVIGAVIIALPLSAIRIMREYERAVVFTLGRFSGVKGPGLIIVIPIVQQLVRVDLRTLVLDVPSQDVISRDNVSVKVNAVIYFRVVDADKAIINVESFMVATSQLAQTTLRSVLGKHELDEMLAERDKLNRDIQEILDSQTDGWGIKVANVEIKHVDIDESMVRAIARQAEAERYRRARIIGAEAEHQAAAKLVEAGDMLARRPESMQLRYLSTLQDIAGERNSTIIFPVPVDFLQSLATPARVQRNPADRGPKAA
- a CDS encoding site-2 protease family protein is translated as MFDRSLTLFRLFGFRVGIDASWLLLAVLIVWTLSVGYFPQSFPGREPASYWAMGVAGLLGLAVSIVLHELAHAVVARRYDMPIRGITLFVFGGVAEMEDEPTSAKGEFLMAVAGPIMSLGLAVFFYLLVLLVPGGVSIADGEMALSAHAVVLLYLAGINCILAIFNVVPAFPLDGGRMLRAALWAWSDDILWATRIAARAGWAFGFLLMAAGLFAFVTGSVVGGIWWFILGLFVQMAASSHLEHHVRRSILAGIPVSAVMRRDPISVAPALTLDRLLDEYFLRHYFKEFPVVDDRRLVGCVSLEALRDKAAPTLARQQVSGVMQVCGEDNTISPETDASRALYKMQRGRRDHLLVARDGQLVGVLSLRDLLSYLGIRQELEQLTSRDGRAGTIVARRAPFASRNS
- a CDS encoding DUF1328 domain-containing protein, with the translated sequence MLELAIGLLIIALIAGALGFTGVARGAANIAKFIFVAFIVIAGLIVILGLFGIIAVF
- a CDS encoding transporter substrate-binding domain-containing protein, encoding MLQSFWAIGLVLLLVGCDFPRDSNGALSRIRREGVLRAGYCERPPWVENTNGNPEGIEPQLIERFASRLGARVEWTAGTESSLIEALRVGQIEVLIGGFLSDTAWASRAAISHAYKEAKVVVSFPTADSVRALTDLEGAVVAYRPARPDFAALITSREARPEARNDWRGQIAVAYEFELSEDVHRSRPLKTEKHVILVTSGENGLLYALDHFLMRPGQLAGANKS
- a CDS encoding cation diffusion facilitator family transporter, with protein sequence MKRVRLIEFPEEEEAAFAKARRLEWVSIAYLSSAAVLLFLVMGSSQAMRTSWLEDMISMVPPIAFLISSRFATRAATKSYPYGMHATVSIGYLTASLAIFAMGAFLLIEATLKLIHQDRATIGGFDLFGTTIWAGWPMLFALAYTGIPSFFLGRAKKKLAPVIHDKVLYADAEMNRADWMAESAAAVGVIGVGFGYWWADPVAAGLVSLDIVRDGLNNLRAAVNDLIDETPRRTTDRSQLESLPDEVAGELEKLPWIERADVRMREEGHVFFGEAFVVPMNTENIVGDVADAVRKARALNWRVHDLTIMPVEASELQDEGDDRKER